tcatttttggttgaactatcactttaatataataatgtaatatttgttttctcttttgcaaacagttcatcaaactcaagACGTTGCTTGAGGATGAATTCCCAAACGAACTTGAGATTGTATgtcaattaaatcattttatcatGACAAaccttaatgttttattaatacatttattaatacatgTGCATGTACAATCGCACAAAGTCTTGTTTTCTCCTAATGATCTTTTCTATTTTACTATGAATTCCCCTGCTCAGACTGGTGAGGGCACACCCTCAACCACAGGCTGGTTGGAGGTGGAAGTAAACGGCAAGTTGGTGCACTCTAAGAAGGTAAAGCTTGACCTCTCACTCGCTCCTTTTTACTCCAATAGATCACAGTTATAAATTTTGAATTTGCCATAATACAATTACCATCCCCATAATGAATTTACTATAATTTCTAGCCTTTATTCAGTTTCTAACTTAAACTGCACTGCACTGTAcgtcttaaggctggtttatacccCTGCGtggagtgatcggcgtgacccatggcgcatgcctTGCGCGTAGTGCATTTATACTTGTGTCGCTCTGCAAGAACACTTCTGAGATGCTAGCAGGCAGTAGGTTTTTAatgttcctctgtatcgagtttttcgcgggtgttttgttttttctgaacgctgcaagtagctaaaactcactcattcagaggcgggaaccggtgttgccagcccaaaagctgtccaaaacccgccTTAAAGGACAAAAGACCGCCCAAATTATTAGattgatatttaattttaatttatttaaagcaaaataaacctagttactttaactgtcgtCATTTATAACAATACAGCAAAGTATAAATCAGAAGTAacgaagtataaatcagcctttctagggaaatcaaaaatgaacattcgctcaatatttactcaccctcaagtggtttcaagcctgtttgagtttctttattgaaCAAAATGGACAATATTTTCAAGGAAGCCGATAACAGGTAACCACTgacatcaatagtaggaaaaaatactattgaagtcaatggttattagtgttcagcattcctcaaaatatcttcttttgtgttcaatagaagaaagttaaaccggtttggaacaagtgcagggtgagtaaatgattttcaaCTATCCCTTTAGCTACTGCACAGTGAAGTGTTcatgactgaatgttttgctATGCAAATCTTGTTTGGCAAAGTACGTGCCTACaatattttacatgtaatttgatTTTTGACAGAACGGAGATGGATTTGTTGACTCCGATTCAAAAATGCAGAAAATCGTGACTGCCATCGAGCAGGCCATAGGGAAATGAGCATGAACTGATCATAGAGGGTAAACCCACCATAAGctttttattataacatttaaataaattaacctCCTTTTCTTGTCATTCTAATTCTGTTCTGTGTTACGTTTTCACAGCAGTTTTCTTCTCTGTTTGTGGGACTCCTGGGTAGTGCAACAATGATGGTGACGTCCAAAGTGTTTCACGCACGGATGTTGCTTGATGCTCTCCGCTCTTCCCAGGAAAAGAACATCAGAGCAGGAAACTCCCTATGTAAACCGCTTCAGATTAACGCTTTAATGGTTGAAAACGAAAAGGGAAATCTTTAAATTAGACACAATTTGTCAGAACGTGTTAAATTAAGGGTACTTTTGACCTGATTTTTGTTTTTCTCAGTGTGTTTGCCTTTGCTACAACGCACAAGTTTAGGGAATGTTCTGGCATTACTTAAGACTTTAATGCAATAAAGGATGTTACTGGCTTTGTCTTTTGTTCATTGGGGCTCAGCATCAGCACATATTTGTgtcaaacattaaatataaatacagcgGGGAAAGTAAGTATTGAAGATGTCAggttttttctgggaataatatttctaaaggagctgttgaatgcaaacccaaacaatacaaacacaaataataaacaaaacatgtcaactaacaatggaatgacacaaggagaaaatactgaaacgtatttaatacttatataaaggcttttttttttagtgATGGCAGCCTAAAGACACCTTTTAGATGGAGAATGAAGAATTG
This Danio aesculapii chromosome 5, fDanAes4.1, whole genome shotgun sequence DNA region includes the following protein-coding sequences:
- the selenow1 gene encoding selenoprotein W, 1 encodes the protein MTVKVHIVYCGGUGYRPKFIKLKTLLEDEFPNELEITGEGTPSTTGWLEVEVNGKLVHSKKNGDGFVDSDSKMQKIVTAIEQAIGK